Proteins encoded together in one Salarchaeum sp. JOR-1 window:
- the sucC gene encoding ADP-forming succinate--CoA ligase subunit beta: MRLHEYQAKDVFADAGIPTPGSEVASTVDDVVSIAERLGYPVAVKAQVHVGGRGKAGGIKLAEDSDEAREAAEDILGMDLKGYTVERVLVEEAVDFTNELYVGVTMDRGEGKPVAMVSTKGGVNIEEVAEEDPDAIAREHIDPAFGMHPYQARKVVYDAGVDKAVARDVSSVLTTLYDLWEDKDASDAEINPLMVTSDDEVVAADAVLNIDEDALFRHPDLAEMEDEAAGDELEAKANEYGFDYVRLDGNVGIIGNGAGLVMTTLDLVDYYGGEPANFLDIGGGAKAERVANALDMVFSDENVDSVVFNIFGGITRGDEVAKGINEALEQFDEIPKRVVVRLAGTNAAEGREILNDELVTVEETLEGAVQRAVEYAEEDQ; the protein is encoded by the coding sequence ATGAGGCTTCACGAATATCAGGCGAAGGACGTGTTCGCCGACGCCGGCATCCCGACGCCGGGGTCGGAGGTCGCGTCCACCGTCGACGACGTCGTCTCCATCGCGGAGCGACTCGGGTATCCTGTCGCGGTGAAGGCGCAGGTCCACGTCGGCGGCCGGGGGAAAGCCGGCGGTATCAAGCTCGCCGAGGACAGCGACGAAGCCCGCGAGGCGGCCGAGGACATCCTCGGGATGGATCTCAAGGGCTACACCGTCGAGAGGGTTCTCGTCGAGGAAGCGGTCGACTTCACGAACGAGCTCTACGTCGGCGTGACGATGGACCGCGGCGAGGGCAAGCCCGTCGCGATGGTCTCCACGAAGGGCGGCGTCAACATCGAGGAGGTCGCCGAGGAAGACCCCGACGCCATCGCCCGCGAACACATCGACCCCGCGTTCGGCATGCATCCCTATCAGGCGCGGAAGGTCGTCTACGACGCCGGCGTCGACAAGGCCGTCGCGCGCGACGTCTCGAGCGTCCTCACGACCCTCTACGACCTCTGGGAGGACAAGGACGCGTCCGACGCCGAAATCAACCCGCTGATGGTCACGAGCGACGACGAAGTCGTCGCCGCGGACGCCGTCCTCAACATCGACGAGGACGCGCTCTTCCGCCACCCCGACCTCGCGGAGATGGAGGACGAGGCCGCCGGGGACGAACTCGAAGCGAAGGCGAACGAGTACGGCTTCGACTACGTCCGCCTGGACGGCAACGTCGGCATCATCGGGAACGGCGCGGGCCTCGTGATGACCACGCTCGACCTCGTGGACTACTACGGAGGCGAGCCCGCAAACTTCCTCGACATCGGCGGCGGCGCGAAAGCCGAACGCGTCGCGAACGCGCTCGACATGGTGTTCAGCGACGAGAACGTCGATTCCGTCGTGTTCAACATCTTCGGTGGTATCACGCGCGGCGACGAGGTCGCGAAGGGCATCAACGAAGCCCTCGAACAGTTCGACGAGATCCCGAAGCGCGTCGTCGTCCGGCTCGCGGGAACGAACGCCGCGGAGGGCCGCGAAATCCTGAACGACGAGCTCGTCACCGTCGAAGAGACCCTCGAAGGCGCCGTGCAGCGCGCCGTCGAATACGCGGAGGAAGACCAATGA
- the sucD gene encoding succinate--CoA ligase subunit alpha codes for MSILVDEDTRVVVQGITGGEGKFHTEQMLEYGTNVVAGTSPGKGGQEVAGVPVYDTVDEAVEEEDADASVVFVPPAFAADAIFEALDTSLDLVVAITEGIPTQDMAKVNKRLSEVDTRLQGPNCPGIITPGESKLGILPGNIFESGNVGLVSRSGTLTYQVVDTLTSRGIGQTTAIGIGGDPIIGTDFIDALEAFENDPETDAVVMCGEIGGEDEEEAAAYIAENMDTPVAGFIAGRTAPPGKRMGHAGAIVSGSGTGTAESKINALNDAGVPVGDTPAEVVDHIEDLL; via the coding sequence ATGAGTATCCTAGTTGACGAAGACACCCGCGTCGTGGTACAGGGTATCACGGGCGGCGAAGGCAAGTTCCACACCGAACAGATGCTCGAATACGGGACGAACGTCGTCGCCGGCACCTCGCCCGGCAAGGGCGGGCAGGAAGTCGCCGGCGTCCCCGTCTACGACACGGTCGACGAAGCCGTCGAAGAAGAGGACGCCGACGCGTCCGTCGTGTTCGTCCCGCCCGCGTTCGCCGCGGACGCCATCTTCGAGGCGCTCGACACGAGCCTCGACCTCGTCGTCGCCATCACGGAAGGCATCCCGACGCAGGACATGGCGAAAGTGAACAAGCGCCTGAGCGAGGTGGACACGCGCCTCCAGGGTCCGAACTGTCCCGGCATCATCACGCCCGGCGAGAGCAAGCTCGGCATCCTCCCCGGCAACATCTTCGAGTCGGGGAACGTCGGCCTCGTCTCCCGCTCCGGCACCCTCACCTACCAGGTCGTCGACACCCTCACCAGCCGCGGCATCGGCCAGACCACCGCCATCGGCATCGGCGGCGACCCGATCATCGGCACGGACTTCATCGACGCCCTCGAAGCGTTCGAGAACGACCCCGAGACGGACGCCGTCGTGATGTGCGGCGAAATCGGCGGCGAGGACGAGGAGGAAGCCGCCGCCTACATCGCGGAGAACATGGACACGCCGGTCGCCGGCTTCATCGCCGGTCGCACCGCACCCCCGGGTAAACGCATGGGTCACGCCGGCGCAATCGTCTCCGGCTCCGGGACGGGTACCGCGGAGTCCAAGATCAACGCCCTCAACGACGCCGGCGTCCCCGTCGGCGACACCCCCGCGGAAGTCGTCGACCACATCGAAGACCTGCTCTAG
- a CDS encoding helix-turn-helix domain-containing protein: MDSRLSRENALLHRVCDRLVNASDRTDLEDGVCEAVAGVDGVSYAWLGTRRMTETVAPQASAPPDDRVERALEPTAGGDGPVGRALSDREPAVMAVDAVADEERRNAATARGAEQVAAVPLLWSDALYGVLVAHASREAALAGEFVSVLSEVGALVGAALAASERRRRLHAGRLVELDLRVTDCGLFPYDTTRALDCRATMLGYTDDDGAFTVTFAVTGSDATAERVREAADDCVRVYEPPSGGLVVETTRSAGSVLGALADVGATLADGSVENGTARLTARLAPGATIPAVVDRLDAVAATVSVASKREIDRADATREGALDALTDRQRTVLTAAYESGYFEWPRDTSGDDLAADLDIAPATFHQHLRAAHRNLLDELLAE, translated from the coding sequence ATGGACTCGCGGCTCTCCCGGGAGAACGCGCTCCTCCACCGGGTGTGCGACCGCCTCGTGAACGCGTCCGACCGAACCGACCTCGAGGACGGCGTCTGCGAGGCGGTCGCGGGCGTCGACGGTGTGTCGTACGCGTGGCTCGGGACGCGGCGGATGACGGAGACCGTCGCGCCGCAGGCGTCCGCGCCGCCCGACGACCGTGTCGAGCGCGCGCTGGAACCGACTGCCGGCGGCGACGGCCCGGTCGGGCGCGCGCTCTCCGACCGCGAACCCGCCGTCATGGCCGTCGACGCAGTCGCGGACGAGGAACGCCGGAACGCCGCGACGGCCCGTGGCGCCGAACAGGTCGCGGCCGTTCCGCTCCTGTGGAGTGACGCGCTCTACGGCGTTCTCGTGGCGCACGCGTCTCGCGAGGCCGCGCTCGCGGGGGAGTTCGTGAGCGTGCTGTCCGAGGTCGGCGCGCTCGTCGGGGCGGCGCTCGCCGCGTCGGAACGCCGCCGCCGCCTCCACGCGGGCCGCCTCGTGGAACTCGACCTCCGTGTCACGGACTGCGGGCTGTTCCCCTACGACACGACCCGCGCGTTGGACTGTCGCGCGACGATGCTCGGGTACACGGACGACGACGGAGCGTTCACGGTGACGTTTGCGGTCACCGGCTCGGATGCGACCGCCGAGCGCGTGCGTGAGGCGGCGGACGACTGTGTTCGCGTGTACGAACCGCCGTCGGGCGGTCTGGTCGTGGAGACGACTCGATCCGCCGGGTCGGTGCTCGGCGCGCTCGCGGACGTGGGTGCGACGCTCGCCGACGGGAGCGTCGAGAACGGCACCGCCAGACTCACGGCGCGACTCGCGCCCGGCGCGACGATCCCCGCGGTCGTGGATCGCCTTGACGCCGTCGCGGCCACGGTTTCGGTCGCGTCGAAGCGCGAAATCGACCGCGCGGACGCGACCCGCGAGGGCGCGCTCGACGCGCTCACCGACCGCCAGCGAACCGTCCTCACCGCCGCCTACGAGAGCGGCTACTTCGAGTGGCCGCGCGACACGAGCGGCGACGACCTCGCCGCCGACCTCGACATCGCGCCCGCGACCTTCCACCAGCACCTCCGCGCCGCCCACCGCAACCTCCTCGACGAACTCCTCGCCGAGTAG
- a CDS encoding site-specific DNA-methyltransferase, which produces MQTTHRTLAADARDMAALPDGSVDLVVTSPPYPMIEMWDDLFREDDPAVGDALDDGDGEAAFESMHAQLDAVWDEVARVLADGGIACVNVGDATRTLDEFRVYPNHARVTSALTARGLSPLPEIVWRKPTNSAAKFMGSGMLPPNAYVTLEHEYVLVFRKGEKREFEPMDDDRYASAYFWEERNEWFSDLWTDITGELQAVENADRERSAAFPFELPYRLVNMYSTRGDLVLDPFWGTGTTTTAAMCAARNSVGYELDASLVERFADTVSEIPERSRTVARERLAAHRAYVERTDDDLAYTAANYDLPVRTKRERDIQLYAVDDVADVADGYRASHTPV; this is translated from the coding sequence ATGCAGACAACCCACCGCACGCTCGCCGCGGACGCCCGCGACATGGCCGCCCTCCCGGACGGCTCGGTGGATCTCGTCGTCACCTCGCCCCCGTACCCCATGATAGAGATGTGGGACGACCTCTTCCGCGAGGACGACCCCGCGGTCGGTGACGCGCTCGACGACGGCGACGGCGAGGCGGCGTTCGAGTCCATGCACGCCCAGTTGGACGCGGTCTGGGACGAGGTCGCGCGCGTCCTCGCGGACGGCGGTATCGCGTGCGTGAACGTCGGGGACGCCACTCGCACGCTCGACGAGTTCCGCGTGTACCCGAACCACGCGCGCGTCACGAGCGCGCTCACGGCGCGCGGCCTCAGCCCGCTCCCCGAGATCGTCTGGCGGAAACCGACGAACAGCGCCGCGAAGTTCATGGGAAGCGGAATGCTGCCGCCGAACGCGTACGTCACGCTCGAACACGAGTACGTCCTCGTCTTCCGGAAGGGCGAGAAACGCGAGTTCGAGCCGATGGACGACGACCGCTACGCCTCCGCGTACTTCTGGGAGGAACGAAACGAGTGGTTCAGCGACCTCTGGACGGACATCACGGGCGAACTCCAGGCCGTCGAGAACGCCGACCGCGAGCGCTCCGCCGCGTTCCCGTTCGAGCTTCCATACCGACTCGTGAACATGTACTCCACCCGCGGCGACCTCGTCCTCGACCCCTTCTGGGGGACGGGAACCACCACGACCGCCGCGATGTGCGCCGCGCGGAACTCCGTCGGGTACGAACTCGACGCGTCGCTCGTCGAACGGTTCGCTGACACGGTGAGCGAGATCCCTGAACGGTCGCGGACGGTCGCGCGCGAGCGCCTCGCCGCCCACCGCGCGTACGTCGAACGAACCGACGACGACCTCGCGTACACCGCGGCGAACTACGACCTCCCCGTCCGTACCAAGCGCGAACGCGACATCCAACTCTACGCGGTCGACGACGTCGCGGACGTCGCGGACGGCTACCGCGCCAGCCACACCCCCGTCTGA
- a CDS encoding CPBP family intramembrane glutamic endopeptidase: protein MVGDGLQDRQLQRSAAPLNDRLRLSLVAAALPVPLAIGLGLGYQELIPGTAYGVVGKNFSYGLASLFVIGGVYALFSPAARAVAFRFDRPRKDELAWALLGFPIGTALYLGATAATEAAGLTMRGYEYTLSDPLTIAAVVFGAVLVSPLAEEILFRGMVLGSLLGRGIHPVVAGGLAILAFGLIHVALLGIAGVLTMCAWAIVSTAIRLRFDNLSGAWLVHQLNNLWGYIVVVAFGLG, encoded by the coding sequence ATGGTGGGTGACGGACTTCAAGACCGGCAGCTCCAACGCTCTGCGGCTCCACTTAACGACCGGCTACGCCTCAGTCTCGTCGCCGCGGCACTCCCTGTACCGTTAGCTATCGGTCTCGGACTAGGATACCAGGAGCTCATCCCCGGAACAGCGTATGGTGTAGTTGGGAAAAACTTCAGCTACGGCCTCGCGTCCCTGTTCGTGATTGGCGGTGTATATGCCTTGTTCAGTCCGGCAGCGCGAGCGGTTGCGTTTCGATTTGACCGCCCGCGCAAGGACGAACTTGCGTGGGCACTGTTAGGTTTTCCGATTGGCACAGCGCTGTATCTCGGTGCAACCGCGGCGACAGAAGCGGCGGGGCTCACGATGCGTGGATACGAATACACCTTGTCTGACCCGCTTACTATCGCGGCAGTCGTGTTCGGTGCAGTACTGGTTTCGCCGCTTGCTGAAGAAATCCTGTTCCGTGGTATGGTGCTCGGATCGCTGCTCGGGCGAGGCATTCACCCGGTAGTGGCCGGTGGACTGGCAATCCTCGCGTTCGGACTTATCCACGTCGCATTGCTCGGTATCGCCGGCGTACTCACGATGTGTGCGTGGGCGATTGTCTCGACTGCTATCCGCCTTCGATTCGACAACCTCAGCGGGGCCTGGCTCGTGCATCAACTCAACAACCTCTGGGGGTACATCGTCGTCGTCGCATTCGGACTCGGATAA
- a CDS encoding CapA family protein, with product MPLGEFILAATGDAILTPQGVEFEDQPESFNALLNVLRRADASIAQVEPVLVDEGTHHASLRQVTDQYQYLGPFPGAIMGAPPAVLDELTKMGLNLFTVASNHALDFGQDGLRTTLAAMRERELPFAGIGEDLADAREPTYLETEAGRVGVIDASTSVPPGGEAGVSTSTFSAECGINPLHVEWTYRIPPEQLDQLRAIAETVGIEDVKNEWLRRENPDWHTDDAYYFMQMRFAPATAERPSGIYQSLHRRDSQAILSQVETANANADWVVMALHSHQARDGNRNTNEIPVFLQQYAHTCVDAGADAVVVTGPHTTRGIEIYQQRPICYSLGNFFFQEEAIFRIPKTADADLDSTVPDVRGDDASTEVDSDGDHDADNWQSIIPEIVFDDRGHLDQVTLYPCTLQPDAEPPQRGTPVLATGEQARTILQKIATRSKRFGTTIHTEDGVGVIDSA from the coding sequence ATGCCTCTCGGTGAATTTATCCTCGCCGCAACCGGTGACGCAATTCTCACACCCCAAGGCGTCGAATTCGAAGATCAACCCGAATCTTTCAACGCGCTACTCAACGTTCTCCGGAGAGCAGACGCTTCGATAGCCCAAGTTGAGCCCGTCTTGGTGGACGAAGGCACCCACCATGCCTCACTTCGGCAGGTGACCGACCAATACCAGTATCTCGGGCCGTTCCCGGGAGCTATCATGGGAGCGCCGCCCGCAGTGCTCGATGAGTTGACCAAAATGGGGCTGAATCTGTTCACAGTCGCCTCAAACCATGCACTTGATTTCGGCCAAGACGGGCTCCGAACAACGCTCGCTGCTATGCGGGAACGCGAGTTGCCGTTCGCGGGAATCGGCGAAGACCTGGCCGACGCACGGGAACCCACTTATCTGGAAACAGAAGCCGGTCGCGTGGGGGTAATCGACGCATCGACTAGTGTTCCTCCGGGTGGTGAGGCGGGCGTGTCAACATCGACGTTCAGCGCTGAATGCGGGATCAATCCACTCCACGTCGAATGGACGTACCGGATCCCGCCCGAACAACTCGACCAGCTGCGAGCAATCGCTGAGACTGTCGGTATTGAGGACGTCAAAAACGAGTGGCTCCGCCGGGAGAATCCGGACTGGCACACCGACGACGCCTACTACTTCATGCAGATGCGGTTTGCTCCGGCAACTGCTGAGCGACCGTCAGGCATCTATCAGTCCCTCCATCGACGTGATAGCCAGGCAATCCTCTCTCAAGTGGAGACAGCAAACGCGAATGCGGATTGGGTCGTGATGGCGCTTCACTCTCACCAAGCACGGGATGGCAACCGGAACACCAACGAGATACCAGTGTTCCTCCAGCAGTATGCGCATACGTGTGTTGACGCCGGGGCTGACGCTGTCGTTGTGACCGGGCCACACACGACTCGTGGTATCGAGATCTACCAGCAACGACCGATCTGTTACTCGCTCGGGAATTTCTTTTTCCAAGAAGAGGCCATCTTTCGGATTCCGAAGACTGCCGATGCGGATCTGGACTCGACTGTCCCGGACGTTCGCGGTGACGATGCATCGACAGAGGTTGATTCGGACGGTGATCACGATGCGGACAACTGGCAATCCATCATTCCAGAGATCGTGTTTGACGACCGAGGGCACCTCGATCAGGTGACTCTGTATCCGTGTACTCTTCAACCAGATGCGGAACCGCCCCAGCGTGGCACACCGGTACTCGCAACTGGTGAGCAGGCGCGTACAATCCTCCAGAAGATCGCTACCCGTTCAAAACGATTTGGAACAACCATTCATACTGAGGATGGGGTTGGCGTCATCGATTCTGCATAA
- a CDS encoding adenine deaminase C-terminal domain-containing protein — MSDTEVSASAVQRVARGDQHADLVVRGGRVYLPETRQFDAVSVAVVNGTVAALTDDPDRVTGPDTTVVEASEKAVVPGFVDAHTHLDLHQAFDHSYQYALRGGTTTLVTELASWSELAGADAVDAMLDATRDLPVSVYATVPPGPCLDTFTSPLCSPDDLAAALDRDRVVGVGEAAWVHAVGEPSPVHDLYDAAHDRQKTVGSHAAGCRGDALAELATWVDDDHESISGRDHVARVENGIHSIARVGTIRDDAHALGEAYAEVGDADFSLSTDGTWPRDLVDGAMDAAVERAIEEGVEPVDALRMATLTPATHFGLDGKGTLAPGADADILVLDSLDDVDVSTVVAGGEVVVDTHDLQVGPQPHDYPERAYDTTPRLPDGFLSVPAPDDPEAVRAIEHDGGLLTSETTVSPRVRDGELHADPDADVLKAALYDRSPVNRGGFVGFLTGVGMDAGAVATTITWETAGVLAVGANDADMRTAADRLAELGGGWVVVEDGEVVTELPAPLYGFCTTRDVTETEQHIGAVEEALRGLGVTADRPFLALQTLTFVGVPSLKLTPEGYADVKNRETVGLST, encoded by the coding sequence ATGTCCGACACGGAGGTCTCCGCGAGCGCCGTCCAGCGCGTCGCACGCGGCGACCAGCACGCCGACCTCGTCGTCCGCGGCGGCCGCGTCTACCTCCCCGAAACCCGGCAGTTCGACGCCGTATCCGTCGCCGTCGTGAACGGCACCGTCGCCGCGCTCACCGACGACCCCGACCGCGTCACCGGCCCCGACACCACCGTCGTCGAGGCGAGCGAGAAAGCCGTCGTCCCCGGATTCGTGGACGCGCACACCCACCTCGACCTCCACCAGGCGTTCGACCACTCCTACCAGTACGCGCTCCGCGGCGGCACCACCACGCTCGTCACGGAACTCGCGTCGTGGAGCGAACTTGCGGGCGCGGACGCCGTCGACGCGATGCTCGACGCCACCCGCGACCTCCCCGTCTCCGTCTACGCGACCGTCCCGCCTGGCCCGTGTCTCGACACGTTCACCAGTCCGCTCTGCAGTCCGGACGACCTCGCCGCCGCGCTCGACCGCGACCGCGTCGTCGGCGTCGGCGAAGCCGCCTGGGTGCACGCCGTCGGCGAGCCGAGCCCCGTCCACGACCTCTACGACGCCGCGCACGACCGCCAGAAGACCGTCGGCTCCCACGCCGCCGGCTGTCGCGGCGACGCGCTCGCGGAACTCGCCACCTGGGTGGACGACGACCACGAGTCCATCAGCGGCCGCGATCACGTCGCCCGCGTCGAGAACGGCATCCACAGCATCGCGCGCGTCGGCACAATCCGCGACGACGCGCACGCACTCGGCGAGGCCTACGCCGAAGTCGGGGACGCGGACTTCTCGCTGTCCACGGACGGCACGTGGCCGCGCGACCTCGTCGACGGCGCGATGGACGCCGCCGTCGAGCGCGCCATCGAGGAGGGCGTCGAACCCGTGGACGCCCTGCGGATGGCGACTCTCACACCCGCGACCCACTTCGGACTCGACGGGAAGGGAACGCTCGCGCCCGGCGCGGACGCCGACATCCTCGTCCTCGACTCCCTCGACGACGTGGACGTCTCCACCGTCGTCGCCGGCGGCGAGGTCGTCGTGGACACTCACGACCTCCAGGTCGGGCCGCAGCCCCACGACTACCCCGAGCGCGCGTACGACACCACGCCACGGCTGCCCGACGGCTTCCTCTCGGTTCCGGCCCCCGACGACCCAGAGGCGGTGCGAGCCATCGAACACGACGGCGGCCTCCTCACTTCCGAAACCACCGTCTCCCCGAGGGTTCGGGACGGCGAACTGCACGCTGACCCGGACGCCGACGTATTGAAGGCCGCGCTGTACGACCGCAGTCCCGTAAACAGGGGCGGGTTCGTCGGCTTCCTCACCGGCGTCGGGATGGACGCGGGCGCGGTCGCGACCACCATCACGTGGGAGACCGCGGGCGTGCTCGCCGTCGGCGCGAACGACGCCGACATGCGAACCGCGGCCGACCGCCTCGCCGAACTCGGCGGCGGCTGGGTCGTCGTCGAAGACGGCGAGGTAGTCACGGAACTCCCCGCACCGCTCTACGGCTTCTGCACCACGCGGGACGTGACGGAAACCGAGCAACACATCGGCGCGGTCGAGGAAGCGCTCCGCGGCCTCGGCGTCACCGCCGACAGGCCGTTCCTCGCGCTCCAGACGCTCACGTTCGTCGGCGTGCCGTCGCTCAAGCTCACCCCTGAGGGATACGCGGACGTGAAAAACCGGGAAACGGTCGGCCTCAGTACGTAG
- a CDS encoding cob(I)yrinic acid a,c-diamide adenosyltransferase, producing the protein MKIYTKRGDEGKTDLRDMSRVSKTSHRIEAYGTVDEVNSLVGTVRPTGYEDVDEWLETVQNHLHVVQADLANPEPEEGDPVVEEEHTAQVEEYIDTAAEELEPLQRFILPGGSEPGAKLHHARSVCRRAERRVVALAGEEEINEAAVAYLNRLSDALFEFARLVNAREGVREESPTY; encoded by the coding sequence ATGAAGATTTACACGAAGCGGGGAGACGAGGGGAAGACGGATCTCCGGGACATGTCGCGGGTGTCGAAGACGAGCCACCGCATCGAGGCGTACGGCACCGTGGACGAGGTGAACTCGCTGGTCGGGACGGTGCGGCCGACGGGCTACGAGGACGTGGACGAGTGGTTGGAGACGGTGCAGAACCACCTGCACGTGGTGCAGGCCGACCTCGCGAACCCCGAACCCGAGGAGGGCGACCCGGTCGTCGAGGAGGAGCACACGGCGCAGGTCGAGGAGTACATCGACACGGCAGCGGAAGAACTGGAACCCCTCCAGCGGTTCATTCTTCCTGGAGGGAGCGAGCCGGGGGCGAAGCTTCACCACGCGCGGTCGGTGTGTCGGCGGGCGGAGCGCCGCGTGGTCGCGCTCGCGGGCGAGGAGGAGATCAACGAGGCGGCGGTCGCGTACCTGAACCGGCTGTCGGACGCGCTGTTCGAGTTCGCGCGCCTCGTGAACGCCCGCGAGGGCGTGCGCGAGGAGTCGCCTACGTACTGA
- a CDS encoding glutathione S-transferase N-terminal domain-containing protein — protein sequence MSDLVLYSLDGCPYCERVHDALDEHDIDYDTKWVEGLHSKRNEVRRVSGQRAVPVVVDDDRGVTMAESANILEYVERTLVPQAEAGR from the coding sequence ATGAGTGACCTCGTGCTGTACTCGCTCGACGGCTGTCCGTACTGCGAGAGGGTACACGACGCCCTCGACGAGCACGACATCGACTACGACACGAAGTGGGTGGAGGGCCTGCACTCGAAGCGCAACGAGGTCAGGCGCGTGAGCGGCCAGCGCGCCGTCCCCGTCGTCGTGGACGACGACCGGGGCGTGACGATGGCCGAGAGCGCGAACATTCTGGAGTACGTCGAGCGGACGCTCGTACCGCAGGCGGAGGCGGGGCGATGA
- the aspS gene encoding aspartate--tRNA(Asn) ligase, whose protein sequence is MIDRTYTGDVTPEMDGETVAVAGHVHELRDLGGLVFVIVRDREGLLQAVFKEDREPDLFEEAEDLGAEDVVRIEGEVTESGQAPGGVELVPESLELIDEADAPLPLEISKDVEADLSTRLDNRGIDLRQPEVKAIFTLKSVLMDAMEDWFEREGFVDVATPLISKGGAEGGAELFPVVYYEEEAFLSQSPQLYKQILMASGFDKIYETGTAFRAEDFATSRHVSEIAMFDVELAYIEDHDDVMDVQEESLRYALEQVAEHAEHELDELDVDLTVPEDDFPRITFDEALDILEDEFGHFPDDPTDLDTKGEKLLGEHFEDQGHPAFFVVGYPDEKFYYMQDVEGDDIASRKFDLIYKGQELSSGGQRQHDVDAMREVMQAEGVDESNFAFYLDALSYGTPPHGGYGLGIDRLVQQVCELDNIKEAILFPRDPNRLAP, encoded by the coding sequence ATGATAGACCGCACTTACACCGGCGACGTGACGCCGGAGATGGACGGCGAGACCGTCGCCGTCGCGGGGCACGTCCACGAACTCCGCGACCTCGGCGGCCTCGTCTTCGTCATCGTCCGCGACCGCGAAGGCCTCCTGCAGGCCGTGTTCAAAGAAGACCGCGAACCCGACCTGTTCGAGGAAGCGGAAGACCTCGGCGCGGAGGACGTCGTCCGAATCGAGGGCGAAGTCACCGAGTCCGGGCAGGCCCCGGGCGGCGTCGAACTCGTCCCCGAATCGCTCGAACTCATCGACGAGGCGGACGCGCCGCTCCCGCTCGAAATCTCGAAGGACGTCGAGGCCGACCTCTCCACCCGATTGGACAACCGCGGCATCGACCTCCGCCAGCCCGAAGTGAAGGCCATCTTCACGCTGAAGTCCGTGCTGATGGACGCGATGGAGGACTGGTTCGAGCGAGAGGGCTTCGTCGACGTGGCCACCCCCCTCATCTCGAAGGGCGGCGCGGAGGGCGGCGCGGAACTGTTCCCCGTCGTCTACTACGAGGAGGAAGCCTTCCTCTCCCAGAGCCCCCAGCTCTACAAGCAGATACTGATGGCGTCGGGCTTCGACAAGATTTACGAGACCGGAACGGCGTTCCGCGCGGAGGACTTCGCGACCAGCCGCCACGTCTCCGAAATCGCGATGTTCGACGTCGAACTCGCGTACATCGAAGACCACGACGACGTGATGGACGTGCAGGAGGAAAGCCTCCGGTACGCCCTCGAACAGGTCGCGGAGCACGCCGAACACGAACTCGACGAACTCGACGTGGATCTCACGGTTCCCGAGGACGACTTCCCCCGCATCACGTTCGACGAGGCGCTCGACATCCTCGAAGACGAGTTCGGGCACTTCCCGGACGACCCGACCGACCTCGACACGAAGGGCGAGAAACTGCTCGGCGAGCACTTCGAAGACCAGGGCCACCCCGCGTTCTTCGTCGTTGGCTACCCCGACGAGAAGTTCTACTACATGCAGGACGTCGAGGGCGACGACATCGCCTCCCGGAAGTTCGACCTCATCTACAAGGGCCAAGAGCTCTCCTCGGGCGGCCAGCGCCAGCACGACGTCGACGCGATGCGCGAGGTGATGCAGGCGGAGGGCGTCGACGAGTCGAACTTCGCGTTCTACCTCGACGCCCTGAGCTACGGCACGCCGCCACACGGCGGGTACGGCCTCGGCATCGACCGACTGGTGCAGCAGGTCTGTGAGTTGGACAACATCAAGGAAGCGATCCTGTTCCCGCGCGACCCGAACCGGCTCGCGCCCTGA